Proteins encoded within one genomic window of Balaenoptera ricei isolate mBalRic1 chromosome 10, mBalRic1.hap2, whole genome shotgun sequence:
- the SYCP3 gene encoding synaptonemal complex protein 3, which yields MVPSGRKHTGKSGKTSMEDQVIRGYDFEKADKKHLSGSEEDVTEGKTPVLDKHGKKRTSAGIVEDMGGEVQNMLERFGADINKALLAKRKRLEMYTKASLKTSNQKIENVWKTQQEQRQKLNQEYSQQFLTLFQQWDIDVKKAEEQEEKLANMFRQQHKVFQQSRIVQSQRLKTIKQLYEQFIKSMEDLEKNHDYLLTGAQNELRKEMAMLQKKIMMETQQQEMASVRKSLQSMLF from the exons ATGGTGCcctctggaagaaaacatacCGGGAAATCTGGGAAGACATCCATGGAAGATCAGGTTATAAGAGGCTATGACTTTGAGAAAGCAGATAAAAAACATCTGAGTGGTTCAGAGGAGGATGTCACTGAAG GGAAGACTCCAGTACTTGATAAACATGGGAAGAAGAGGACTTCTGCAGGAATAGTTGAAGACATGGG GGGTGAAGTACAGAATATGCTGGAAAGATTTGGAG CTGATATTAACAAGGCTCTTCTTGCCAAGAGAAAAAGACTAGAAATGTATACCAAGGCTTCTCTCAAAACCAGTAAccagaaaattgaaaatgtttGGAAAACCCAACAAGAGCAAAG GCAGAAGCTTAACCAAGAATATTCTCAGCAGTTTCTGACTTTGTTCCAGCAGTGGGATATAGATGTGAAGAAAGCTGaggaacaagaagaaaaactAGCT AATATGTTTCGACAGCAACATAAAGTTTTTCAACAGTCTAGAATTGTTCAGAGCCAGAGACTGAAAACAATTAAACAATTATATGAGCAGTTCATAAAG AGTATGGAGGACTTGGAGAAGAATCACGATTATCTACTTACTGGTGCACAAAATGAACTTAGAAAAGAAATGGCTatgttgcaaaaaaaaattatgatggaAACG CAGCAGCAAGAGATGGCAAGTGTTCGAAAGTCTCTTCAATCCATGTTATTCTGA